ATGACCGGGCAGGAGTACGGTCTTATCGTCCAGCTTCATCAATCTATTGGTCAGCGAATCGTACATCTGATCGGGACTGCTACCAGGGAGATCCACTCGACCGCACGAGCCGATGAACAGTGTGTCGCCTGAGAACAGCCGATTTTGAACCAGAAAGCATTGTGACCCGGGCGTGTGGCCGGGGGTATGGATCATCGTCATGGTGAGGTCGCCGAGGTTCAGGGTGTCGCCATGATCGACCCGCATGATGTTCGATCCAGCGAGGGGGGTCAGATGGCCTGCTTCAGCTCTATGAACTACCACCTTGGCGTCTACCCGCTCGAGCAACTCCGCGATTCCCTGAATCTGAAGACCATACAGCTTACCACCCACATGATCGGGATGGGTATGGGTGGCGAGGATGTGGGTGATTCTCATCTCATCGGCCCGGGCAAGTTCCACGATCCTATCGATCTCCCAGGCCGGATCGACCACAGCGACATCCTTCGTCTTGGTCGAGCCGATAAGATAGACGTAGTTGGCCATCTGGCCTACTTCAATCTGTTTCAGGTAGAGCGTCTGTAGCGTCATTGCGTCCATTGCGTCGTTGCGTCTGTAGCGTCGTTGCGTCTGTAGCGTCGTTGCGTCTGTAGCGTCGTTGCGTCTGTAGCGTCGTTGGCCATCGCGTAGACGCAATAAACGCTGCACGCTATGGACGCTGCACGCAATAGACGCTATAGACGCATTACCGAATCGATTGACCTCCATCCACCACTACGACTTGCCCGGTAATGAAATCCGAGCCCTCTACAAGGAAGAGGACGGTCTTGGCAATATCGATCGGGTCGCCGATCCGCTTGAGCAGCGTCCCCTTGACGATCGACTCTCGCTCCTTCTCGCCATAATCCTCCGACAGCAGCACGGTTCCCGGTACCACGGCATTCACCTGAACCTCCGGCGCCAGCGCCTTCGCCAGCCCTTGGGTCATAGTGATCAACATCCCTTTGGAGACAGAATAGGGTAGGAAGTCGGCCCACGGTTTGATCCCCGCGACATCGGCGATATTGATGATCTTCCCGGCTCCCTGCTGCCGCATCAGCAGGCCAAGTCGTCTGGCCAGCAGGAACGGTCCCGTAAGGTTGACTCGCAGGAACTGTTCCCAGTCCTGTACAGTGAGGCTTTCAAGGGGCGTCATGCGGAAGATCGCAGCGCTGTTAACCAGGACGTCAACCTTTCCACATGCCTGGACTGCGTTGTCGGCGAGCGCCTCGACCTGATCAGGCTCCGCCAGATCAGCCTGGATGGCGAACGCTCGCCGGCCGATACGCTCCACCGCCTCCACCGTCTCGTGGGCCTCGGAGGCGCTGCTCTTGTAGTGGATCACCACGTCCGCGCCACGGCCGGCCATCGCCAAGGCGATTCCTCGGCCCACACGCCTGGCCGCCCCTGTTACCAACGCCGTTCGTCCGCAGAGATCCATATCCCCCACTCAATGCCCAACAGCCCCGCCCCGCAACGCCTTCACGCATGGCTCGACAGACTTGCAGGGTGACATATCCGATGCGAGAGCATGATACTGCGTGGACTATCCACTGCCAAGGACTATCTCCCACTTCTCCGAAATACCCAGTGGGCTCCGCAGCCCTTGACTCATAACTTACCGGCCCCAATCGCCCGTCGGCGATGAAATACATAGGGCCCCCCGGATCATTCCGGGAGGCCCTATCGTCATGAGAGGCCGCTCGCTACCGTGTCTTACACCGCCTTTGGTATGGCTATCCCGCACTTCTCGCAGACTTTCATCATGCGACCGCGAGGGTTAAAGACCATGCTCCAGATCAGATCTCCGCCACACACGCACTGACCGGCCGTCTTCCGGGCTTGGGTCTTCGTGCGGCTGGCAAGTTTTGCTCCTTGTTTCTCCGCCATGTCTTCTCCTCCTCCCCCTTTACGCTGTAAGTAACGATGCTTCCCTTCGCCGGACCCATACGCACACACCGTCAGCGCAGCACGATGCCAGGAGTCCTGCAGACGCGCATGCGTACTATATCATAACAGCACCAAACTGACTACATTGGCGGCACCGAAGATTAATAGTAGAGTTGGTGCTCATTCCAATGGCGGGAGTCGGAATAGGCAACGGGCAGCCTCGCTGATGCGGCGCCCTATAGTGATATTGGTACACGCACTATTTATTGAAATCCTTTCTTGGTCTTCCCCTCTGCTACACGTGTATTACTCGTCCAGTTTCCTGCGCACCTCCCAGATGAACCCGTCTCTTTGCAGTGGCCGCTCTGTCATCGTGCGCCTTCGAATCGCTGTCATTCCGAAAGATCGCCTGGCGATCATTCCCTCGTTGCCGCACTTGATACGGGTGGCCGGATGCAACGGTTCGGGTAATCCGTAGCCGGCACCTGTCATGACCGTACACACCACTAATTCTTACGATAATAGTGTCTGTCCCTATTTTCCCTGCGCCAGATGGCCCGGAAGAAACGCCTCGATCTTACGATCATCGTGGATCTGATCCACGTCACCGAATACCTCTGGGCCGCCGGACGGGCCTTTCACCGTGGAGGCAGCCCGGAACTCGAAAGGGGGGTTCTGTTTTTTGTAGGGCGCGAACTACAGTGAAACGACTTGGTAGATCGCGCCACCGAGGTCGACTACGTAGAGGTTGCCCGCTTCGTCTTCGCCGAAACTGGAGACGGTGTAAGGCGTGTCGATCAGTTGCGTTGTGACCCAGGTTCCGCTCACGTTTTGCATCGAAAACATGCGCCCGGTACAGTAATCGCTGTAGAAGTAGACACCGACCATGCTGGGATACGAAGCGCCGCGATACACGTATCCGCCCGTGATGGCGCAACCGAAGGAGTAACTCGATCCGTGGTTGTACTCGGCCACAGGCGGAACGTACGCGGCGGGCGGTGTACAGCCCGAGGAGGGGTGTAACAATGGCTGGCTTCGAGAACGTGCCAGCCGTAATTCGCACCGCCTGCGAAGCCCGCCGGTTGGAAGTCCACTTCCTCCCAGGCCTCCTGGCCAACATCGCCGATGTACATGTCACCGGTGAGACGGTCGAACGAATAGCGCCAGGGATTGCGTACTCCGGAGGCCCAGATCTCGTCCCGGCCCGCCACGCCGACGAATGGATTGCTGGTCGGGAGTCGTGTACGTGGTGGGAGTGTCCGTCTCCGCGTCGATGCGCAGGATCTTGCCGAGCAGGATATTCAGATTCTGCGCGTTGTTGGGACCATCGCCTCCCCCCCGCCGCCGTCGCCGGAGCCAAAATATAGATGGCCATCCGGACTGAAAGCCAGCATCCCGCCGTTATGGTTGGTGTTGTCGCTGTGCGGAATGCTCAACACGATCTGCTCGCTGGTGGCGTCCGCCACATCGGGATTGCCGGTGAGACCAAAGCGCGAGATGGTCAACGCACCGGCGGAATCTGTGTAGAACACGTAGAAGTGATGCACTCTGGCATAGTTCGGCGGGAAGGCCAGGCTCAACAGGCCTCGTTCGCCTCCGCTATTGACTCGCCCGGTCATATTCAAGAACGGTGTCCCGTTCAGTGCGTTGTTCTTGTAGATGAGGATCGTCCCGCCTTGCTCTACGATGAACATGCGATTGCTTCCGTCACCCGCGTTCGTGACAAGGATCGGTAAACTGAACCCGCTGACCACCGGGGTCAATGAGATCGTCGGCCAGGTGACCGGGGGGATATTCACCTTCCCCCGCTTGATCTTGATCCGCATGTCCTTCTGAGCACTGGAGCCGCCGCTTGAGGCCACCCTCACCTGGAAGTTGAAGGTGCCGGCAGCCGTCGGTGTCCCCGAGATCTGTCCTGTTGCGGGATCGAGGGTGAGGCCGGGTGGGAGTGCCCCGCCGATGAGGCTGAAGGTAAGGGGCGCGATCCCCCCCGTGGTCTGCAGCGTGGCTGAGTACGGGGTCTCGACCTTGCCCTTACCCGGCTTGGTCTTGAACTTGACACCCTTGACGATCTGTAGAGAGAGATTCTTCGTCGCTAAGGCATATGTCGCATCCGTCACCTGGACGGTAAAGCTCGTGGTCTTGGCCTTGGTCGGGATCCCGCTGAGGGTGCCGTCCGAAGTAAGCGTGAGGCCCTGAGGCAGCTTATTCTTCCTGCTCCCGCCCAGGCTCCAGGTGTAAGGGGACGTTCCGTCTTCGGCCTGCAGCGCATACCCATAGGCGGCTCCCTGCTCTCCTGCGGGCAGGGAGGTAGTCGAGAGGATGAGAGGTCTAGTGAAGGTGGCCGCGCAGGTCTTGACCGCATCCAGAGTGACGGTCCCATCGGCCGCGCAGTCCCCACCCCAGCCGACGAAGGTGCTGCCAACGGTCGGCGTGGCAGTGAGGGTGACCGGCGTGCCGCTGGTAAAGCTCGCCGCGCAGGTGGAACCGCAGTTGATCCCCGACGGACTGCTGGTGACGGTACCGGCGCCGATGCCCGCTTTGGGCACGGTGATGGTGTACGTGATTAGATTGAGGATGGTTGAGCAGGTCGCAGATGCTCCCCCATTTGATCCGATGCAACTCCACGACCAAGGGCCGCTCCCGCTGATCGAGGTCGGCGTCCCGGCACTACACAGGTTTGTGTTTGGCGCGGTTGGGAAGGTTCCACCGTCTGCTGCCCCACAGACCCCATCTGTGAGCGGGGTGGTCCCTAGCCATTGAGACAGTGCTGCGTTGTAAGCTACAGCGAAACTGCCATAGAAAGCTGTGGCAGTAGGCGTTACGCAGGAAAAGGTTCCACCTGTTAACTGGCCGACCAGGTAGTGGTCG
This genomic stretch from Candidatus Methylomirabilis limnetica harbors:
- a CDS encoding MBL fold metallo-hydrolase; amino-acid sequence: MQRLLRLRDGQRRYRRNDATDATTLQTQRRYRRNDAMDAMTLQTLYLKQIEVGQMANYVYLIGSTKTKDVAVVDPAWEIDRIVELARADEMRITHILATHTHPDHVGGKLYGLQIQGIAELLERVDAKVVVHRAEAGHLTPLAGSNIMRVDHGDTLNLGDLTMTMIHTPGHTPGSQCFLVQNRLFSGDTLFIGSCGRVDLPGSSPDQMYDSLTNRLMKLDDKTVLLPGHNYAAGRTSSSIGEERKQNPCVQSRSLAEFLRTVGYV
- a CDS encoding SDR family NAD(P)-dependent oxidoreductase; protein product: MDLCGRTALVTGAARRVGRGIALAMAGRGADVVIHYKSSASEAHETVEAVERIGRRAFAIQADLAEPDQVEALADNAVQACGKVDVLVNSAAIFRMTPLESLTVQDWEQFLRVNLTGPFLLARRLGLLMRQQGAGKIINIADVAGIKPWADFLPYSVSKGMLITMTQGLAKALAPEVQVNAVVPGTVLLSEDYGEKERESIVKGTLLKRIGDPIDIAKTVLFLVEGSDFITGQVVVVDGGQSIR